The genomic window TGAAGCAGTTGTTGAAGAAGATGTCGGCGAACGAGGGCGCGATTACGCAGCGGATGCCGAAATCGTCCAGCGCCCAGACGGCGTGTTCGCGGCTGCTGCCGCTGCCGAAGTTGCGACGCGTGACCAGGATCGAGGCGCCTTTGACATTGATCCGGTTCAGTTCGAAAGCCGGGTTGGGCGTCTTGCCGTCTTCCTCGTAACGCCAGTCGTAGAACAGGAACTGGCCAAAGCCCGTGCGTTCGATGCGTTTGAGGAACTGCTTGGGGATGATTTGATCGGTATCGACGTTGGCGCGGTCCATCGTGGCCACGACGCCGGTGTGGATGGTGAAGTTTTGCATGGGAAGTTCTTTGAGTTCAAACTGGGTAACACGGTCTCGCTTCACCCTCCCTCTGGGAGGGTCGAGCGTCAGCGAGGGGAGGGTTTTTCAGCAGGGGAAACGGCCCTGGTGACCGGCAAATACAACGAACCCTCCCCGCTCGTTCCTCGCGACCCTCCCAGGGGGAGGGTGCATGTTATGTCAGCCGCTTCGCGCGGCTGCGGATTAAACGATTACTGATATTTCCAGTCGCGGATATCGACGAAGTGTCCGCTGACGGCGGCGGCGGCGGCCATGGCGGGGCTGACCAAGTGGGTACGTCCACCCTTGCCCTGCCGACCTTCGAAGTTGCGATTGCTGGTGCTGGCGCAACGTTCGCCCGGTTCCAGTTTGTCGGGGTTCATCGCCAGGCACATGCTGCAACCGGCTTCCCGCCAATCAAAGCCGGCTTCTTTGAACACGCGATCGAGCCCTTCCTGTTCGGCTTGCCGTTTGACCTGGCCGCTACCGGGCACAACCATCGCGTTGACCGCGTCGCTGACGCGGTGGCCTTTGGCGACCGCCGCGGCGGCGCGAAGGTCTTCGATGCGGGCGTTGGTGCAGGAGCCGATGAAGACGCGGTTGAGCGATACGTCGGTCAGCGGCGTGCCGGCGGTCAGGCCCATGTACTCAAGGGCGTCGGCCGTGGTTTTTTGGTCCGTGGCATCGCTGAAGTCCCCGGGACTGGGGATTTTGTCGGTGACACTGAGCACTTGTCCGGGGTTGGTGCCCCAGGTGACCTGCGGCTGGATGTCTTTGCCGGCAAAGGTTTTGGTCAGGTCGTATGCGGCGCCGGGGTCGGAGGGGAGCTTTTTCCACTGCTCGACGGCGGCCTCGAAATCCGCCGGGACCTGAGGACGGCCGCGGAGGTATTCGAAGGTGACTTCGTCCGGGGCGATCATCCCGGCCCGCGCGCCGGCTTCGATCGACATGTTGCAGACCGTCATGCGTTCTTCCATCGACAGGGCGCGGACGCAGTCGCCGGTGTATTCCAGCACGTACCCGGTGCCTCCGGCGGTGCCGATCTGGCCGATCAGGTACAGGATCATATCCTTGGCCGTCACACCGGGCGCCAATTCGCCGTCGACACGGAGCTCGTAGGTTTTGGGTTTGAACTGCAACAGCGTTTGCGTGGCCAGCACGTGTTCGACTTCGCTGGTGCCGATGCCGAAGGCCAGGGCCCCGAAAGCCCCGTGGGTGGCGGTGTGGCTGTCGCCGCAGACGATTGTCATGCCGGGCTGGGTGTATCCGTTTTCGGGGCCGATGACGTGCACGATGCCCTGCCGCACGTCGTCGATATCGAATAGCTCGACGTCGAATTCCTGGCAATTTTGTCGCAGCGTTTCGATCTGCTTTTTGGCGATCGGGTCGGCGATCGGCAGGCTGCGGTCGGAGGTGGGGACGTTGTGGTCGGGCGTGGCGATCGTCCGCTCGGGCCGACGCACGCGGCGACCATTGATCCGCAGACCTTCAAAAGCTTGCGGGCTGGTGACTTCGTGGACCAGGTGCAAATCGATGTATAGGATCGCCTGTTTGCCGGGTTCGGCATGGACAACGTGGTTATCCCAGATCTTTTCAAACATCGTTTGCGGCGAATTACTCATTACAATCCGGCGTCGGTAGACGCCTCAAAAAATTAGGAACGGGGTTAGAGACCGCCCTAATTCTAGCCTGCAAAGGCCAAACGCCAAAGGGACCGGGCGCATCGTAGCTACCGTCGCCAGACGGTGGGCCGGCCGGGTAAACGCTTTCACCACGCTCTGGCGAGCGTAGCTACGGGCCCACGCTCTGGCGAGCGTAGCTACGGAGAGGGGCGGTTCAGGCGTTGTAATATTCGCGATACCAGCGGATAAATTGCTCGATGCCGTATTCGATGCTGGTCTGGGGGTGGAAGCCCACGGCGGCTTCCAGGCTGTCGATGTCGGCATAGGTGGCCGGCACGTCGCCGTCTTGCATTGGCAGGAGGTTGCGTTGAGCGGTCTTGCCGAGCGTCTTTTCGATTACATCGATGAAATAATTCAGCTGCACCGGTTGGTGGTTGCCGATGTTGTAGATCCGGTAGGGAGCGGCGCTGGTGCTGGGGTCGGGGCGGGCGCCGGACCACTGCGGATCGGGTTCGGCGATCTTTTCGGCGGTGCGGAACACGCCTTCGACGATGTCATCGATATAGGTGAAGTCGCGTTGCATTTCGCCGCGATTAAAGACATCGATCGGACGGCCTTCGAGAATCGCTTTGGTGAACAGGAACAGGGCCATGTCGGGGCGGCCCCAGGGGCCATAGACGGTGAAAAACCGCAGGCCGGTGGTCGGCAAGCCGTACAGGTGGCTGTACGTGTGGGCCATCAGTTCGTTGGCTTTTTTGCTGGCCGCGTACAGGCTCAGCGGGTGGTCGACATTGTGATGGACCGAAAACGGCATTTCCGTATTGCCGCCGTAGACGCTGCTGCTGCTGGCGTACGTCAGGTGAGCCACGTTGCTGTGCCGACAGCCCTCGAGGATGTTCAGGAACCCCGTGATGTTGGATTCGGTGTAGGCGTGCGGGTTGGTCAGGGAGTATCGCACGCCGGCTTGCGCGGCCAGGTGCACGACGCGATCGAAGCGATGGTCGGCAAACACCTGCTCGATCTCCTGGCGATTGGCCAGTTCGGCTTTGACGAATGTAAATCCTTCGCGACCTTGCAAGCGTGCCAGACGATCTTGCTTTAATTGCACGCTGTAGTAGTCATTCAGGTTATCCAGGCCGACGACCTGAATGCCTTTGTCCAGCAGCAACCGGGAAAGGCTGGAGCCAATAAACCCGGCCGCACCGGTCACTAAATAGGTCGTCATGCTTCTTCCGAGCTAGGCAGGTTCGTCAACATACGCGCGGTTTTGGCTGGGCACGATCCGGGTCACGCTGACCTTGGTGCGCCGCAGTTCGTCAATTTCGGTCGCCATTCGCTGGATGAGGTTGGCGATTTCCGTGCCCGCCTGTTCACCGATATGCACGGTCAGAGCTTTACGGGAATTGTAGCTTAATCCGGTCGTTTTCATCGTTGGGAACCTCCACAGACGGAATCGAAAATAGGTAGTTCAGGTTAGTTGCGGGCTCGGTAAACGCTACTCAACGGTCACGCTTTTGGCCAAATTACGTGGTTTGTCGACGTCACAACCGCGCAACAGCGCCACGTGGTAGGCCAACAACTGCAGCGGGACGACGCTGACGATGGGCTGCAGGTACTCGGGAATTGCCGGCACCCGGATGACATCGTCGGCCAAATCGTCGATCGCCGGGTTGGCTTGGCAGGTGACCGCGATGATCGGGCCGCCGCGAGCCTTGACCTCTTCCATATTGGCGATGACTTTCTCGTACGTCGTGCCGCGGGGCACGATGAACACGCTGGGGGTGTCCGTGTCGACCAACGCGATCGGACCATGTTTCATCTCCGCCGCCGGGTAACCTTCGGCGTGGATGTAGCTGATCTCTTTCAGCTTGAGAGCCCCCTCCAGAGCGGTGGGGAAGTTGTATTGGCGGCCGAGGTACAGGAACGTCGACGCGGATTGGTACTTTTCGGCGATTTGTCGAACCTGCACGTCACAGCTGAGCGATTGCTCCACGGCCGCCGGCAGCAGACGCAGGTTCTTGATGTACGTCTGCCCGGCTTCGTAGCTGAGGTGTCGCAGGCGACCGAAATACAGTGCCAGCATGGCCAGCGTGCAGCACTGCGAGGTATAGGCCTTGGTGCTGGCGACGCCGATTTCCGGACCCGCGTGCAGGTACACCCCGCCGTCGGCTGCCTGGGCGATCGAGCTGCCGACGACATTGTTGATCGCCAACGTGCGATGGCCCTTGCGTTTGGTTTCGACCAGGGCGGCCAGCGTGTCGGCCGTTTCCCCACTTTGGGTGATCCCGAACACCAGCGTGCCGGGGTCGATCGGCGGGTTGCGATATCGCAGCTCGCTGGCATATTCGACTTCCACCGGGATGCGGGCGAATTCTTCCAGCAGGTATTCGCCTACCAGGGCCGAGTGCCAGCTGGTCCCGCAACCGGTCAAGATGATGCGGTCAACGCTCCGCAGTTGTTGGGGGGTGAGGTTCAAGCCGCCGAAGATGGCGGTGGCGTTTTGGTCGTCCAGTCGGCCCCGCATGGCGTTGCGGATGGCCACCGGTTGCTCGTAGATCTCCTTCAGCATGTAGTGATCGAAGCCATCCAGGGTGACCTGTTCGGTTTCGGTTTCCAGCAGCTGGATATCGGGGCGGATTTTGCCGGAGTCGCGGTGCAGCACGGTCAGGCTACCGGCTCGCAGGACGGCCAATTGGTGATCGGCCAGGTAGACGATTCGATCGGTGTGGCCGGCCAGCGGTGAAGCGTCCGAAGCGACGAAGTGTTCGCCACGGCCGACGCCGACGACCAGTGGGCTGCCAAACCGGGCGGCGATCAGCATGTCCGGGCAATCGTCAAACAGGACGGCCAAGCCGTAGGTGCCACGGAGTCGGCTGATGGCTTGTTGGACGGCCGCCACGTAGCGATTGTCCGGCTCCGCTTCGTCCTCTTCCAGCTGGCCCAGGGCTTCGGCAATCAGATGGGCGATGACTTCGCTGTCGGTGGAGGATTGAAAGGTGTAACCCTTGCCAATCAGTTCGTCGCGGAGCGGTTGGAAGTTTTCGATGACGCCGTTGTGAACCAGCGTCACCTCGCCGTTTCCGCCGCGGTGCGGGTGGGCGTTGGCTTCGGTGGGGGGGCCGTGCGTCGCCCAGCGAGTGTGCCCGATGCCGGTGCCACCTTGCGGGGGCTCGCTTCCTAAACTGTCGACCAGGTTGTCGATCCGTCCCACGGCGCGGTTAACCGCCACGCCGTTGTCGCTGATGACGGCGATACCGGAACTGTCATAACCGCGGTATTCCAGCCGTCGAAGACCATCGATCAGGAACGTCCCGGCGGGGCTGGAGCCCACATATCCAACAATGCCACACATATTGGCCTGCTTTCGTCGACGAGGGTTGGGGGAAACAGCGAAAGGGGTGTTAGAAAAGCTTCTCGCAATTCTGGCCTACTGCCGCAATCCCAGTCCAGCGAGCGACAATATAAAATGTGAAAATAGGCCAACTTTAACGGTTTGGCAACTCCGTGTGGGGGGCGGCGGGTAGGTGCCAGGTTCCTTGGCGCATAAAAAAACGGCCCGCTCAGTTTGCACCGAGCGGGCCGTTTTCGTGGGTCACGTCTGAAGGATTCAGAGCCCTTATTCGCTTATTCAGCGAACGTACAGGGCACTGGCCTGAATGACGCGACGCTTGCTGTGCAGGTTCGAAGCACTGGGGTCCACCACGGGGGCGGGAGCCACAGGAGCGGCTTCTTCTACGGCCGGAGCAGCAGCGGGAGCCATGGGAGCGGCGTAGGCAGGAGCCCCACATCCGCATCCGCTGTCACATCCGCTGTCGCAGCAGCTGCTTTTGCGTTTGTGGCCGAACAGTTTGTCCAACAGGCCACCTTTCTTGGAGCCACAGCAGCTGTCGCAGCCGGTGTCGCATCCGTAGCTCGACTCGCAACCGCAAGCCGGTTCGCAGCAGTCGCCGCAAGCCGAGTCGCAGCAGCCGCTGTCGCAGCCGTTCTTGTTGCACTTCAGGTTACCGAACAATTTGTCCAGCAAGCCTTTTTTCTTGGTATTGCAGCAGCTGTCGCAGCCGTAGCTGGATTCGCAACCGCAAGCCGGTTCGCAGCAGTCGCCTGCTCCGCATGCCGATTCGCAGCCGCAAGCCGGTTCGCAGCAGTCGCCACAAGCCGATTCACAACCGCAAGCCGGTTCGCAGCAGTCGCCACAAGCGGTTTCGCAACCGCAAGCCGGTTCGCAGCAGTCGCCTGCTCCGCAAGCCGATTCACAACCGCAAGCCGGTTCGCAGCAGTCGCCTGCTCCGCAAGCCGTTTCGCAACCGCAAGCCGGTTCGCAGCAGTCGCCACAAGCCGTTTCACAACCGCAAGCCGGTTCGCAACCGGTGTCGCAGGAAGGAGCTTCACAGCAGGAACTGCTGCTTCCGCACCCTTTCAGGCAGAGCATGCGGTCTAACAAATCAAACCCAAAGCTTTGTGAACAGATCGAGCTGCCCAAAACGAGGGTTGCAACGAGGATAGTCCGTTTCATGGAGATCGTCTCCTATACGCAAACGCGTAGATGTCAGTTCATGCAGTGTCTTTACAGCCGTCGATCGTCCAGATGGTTCAAAGATTTGGTCGATGGACGAAGTTGCCATCGATCAGACCCTTTCGCCGCTAGCACCCACCAGCCGAATGCGGACATTCGGCCCGCTGACTTCGCTCTGCTAGCAATGGCTGGAATTCGTCGAAGGGTGTTCGGCGAACGCGCCACGTCCGGTTGTTCAGGATCACTGGTTGGTGCAACGCCATCCCATGGCGAGGTCCCTGGATCATGTCGCCCGGCTGAAGCTGTTTGAGGAAGCGTCACACGGGAGTGACTCATCCGCTTCAACTGAGCGACAAATAAGGGTATCGGACCGAAGCCGGCCTTCGGTTAGCTTTCCATGTCATTTTCGGCCGCTTGCTAAGCTTTACCAGTTGTCCGGATTTCAGGTATTCTGCTCCCTAAGACGACAACTTTCGAGTTGTCCATGGCAGGACCCGAACAATCGGTATAAAATAAAGCGTAGTGTTTTCGTAACCCCTTCGTTTTATCGTCGCCCCACCCGCCTATGGACCAGCATCCCACCGCTCAGCTGGTCGACCTCCGCAGCCTGCCTGCAGTTGATTGTCCCTGTGGGGAAGCGCGGCGGGCGTTTTACGACCGTGGCGATTTCCCCGCAACCGTTCATCTCACCTCCATCCATACAGACGCCCGGGTTCACTATCACCGCCGCCAGACCGAGGTTTACGTGGTTCTCCGCTGCCAGAGCGATGCGGCCATCGAATTGGATGGTCAGCGAATGCCTCTGCGGGAGGGTTCGGCGGTGCTGATTCCACCGGGCGTCCGTCATCGGGCCATCGGTGAAATGGAAGTGATCATATTTTGTACACCTAAGTTTGATCCCGCGGACGAATTTTTCGACGTACCCTCTCCCCGGACGACTCCTAACTCCCTCTGATCGATGCTCAAGCGAACCTTGCCAATGATTAAACACTGTTTTCAAACAATCGTTCTGACTGTGGTGGCTGTGTGCTGCGGAGCCTCGACGGCCGATGCGGCCGACTGGCCCTATTGGCGAGGCCCGGCGTACGACGGCACCAGCCCGGAAACGGGCCTGCCCGATGACTGGGATCCCAAGGGTGGCGAGGACAGCCAGTTGTTGTGGAAAAACGAGGACCTGGGCGGTCGCTGCTCACCGATCGTGATGAACGATCGCGTGTATACGATCCTCCGCAGCGAGCCGGGGACCAAACGCGAAGGCGAGAAGGTCGTCTGTACGGACGCCAAGAGCGGCGAAATCCTCTGGGAAAACAGCTTCAACGTGTGGCTGTCCGATGTGCCCGATACCCGCGTGGGCTGGTCCAGCGTGGTCGGCGACCCGGAAACCGGCAATGTCTACGCCCTGGGCGTGTGTGACTACTTCATGTGTCTCAACGGGGAAACCGGCGAGACGATCTGGAGTCTGCCGCTGCACGAACAGTTCGGCATGCTGAGCACCTACGGGGGCCGCACGAACTTTCCCATCATCGCCGACGATCTGGTGATCATCAGCGGAATCATTATTAACTACGGCGACCGAGCCAAACCCAATCATCGTTTCATCGGTTTCGACAAACTCACCGGGCAGGTGGTGTGGTTCAACGGCACCCGAGACCTGCCGGACGATACCACTTACTCCGCTCCCTCGTTGGTCACGATCGATGGTCAGAAGCAATTGATCGTCGGTGCCGGTGACGGCGCCGTGTGGGGGCTGCAGCCGCGGACCGGCAAGCCCCTGTGGCATTACGATCTGTCGCGACGCGGTTTGTTTGCCACGCCCCTGGTGGTCGGCAACCGGGTGTTCGCCAGCCACAGCGAAGAGAACAACAGCGGCACGTCGATGGGAGCCGTGGTGGCCTTGGAAGTTTCCGGGACGGGCGATGACACCGCCGCCAAAGAGCTTTGGAAGATCGAAGGCTTGGTCGTCGGCCGCAGTGCCCCGGTCGCCATCGGGGATCGGCTGTATGTGATCGATGACCGTTGCAAAATGTACGTGATCGATATCGAAACGGGCGAGTTCATTCAGGAACGTGTGACCCTGGGTGATAGCCGTCAGTGGGCCAGCATGCTGGCAGCGGATGGTAAACTATATGTATTGACCGAAAACGGACGCTGGGCGATCGCCACACCCACCGAAGACGGCGTGGAAGTGGTCAACAAGGGTCGTATCCGCAACGAAGCCTTCAACGCCTCGCCGATCGCCGCCAACGGACGACTCTACTTCCCCGGACAATCCGCTTTGTACTGCGTGGGCAATGCCGACGCGAAAGCCGCCGAGGCGGTGGCCAGCGAAGACACCGAAGCTCCGGTCGAGCAGCACCCCGAGCCGACGTGGGTTCAGGTCGTGCCGGCCGAAGCCACCGTGGCTCCGGGCGAAACCGTGCAGTTTGAAGCTCGCCTGTTTAACGCTCTCGGCCAGCCGGTCAGCAGCGACAAGGAAGTAGAATTTAAAGCCACTGGTGGTGGTTCGTTTGACGGCCAGACCTACACCGCGGCCGAGGACGACCAGCATCGCGCGGTCACGATCACCGCAACGGTCGGCGATCTGCAAGGCCAGTCGCGGCTGCGAGCCATTCCGCCGCTGCCCTGGAGTTTTGATTTTGACGAGGCCGACGACGCTCCGGAAACCTGGATCGGAGCTCGCTATCGGCATGTGATCCGCACCGTGGACGGTTCGCCCGCGTTGGTCAAGATCACCACCATCCCCAAGGGGGCTCGCAGCCGAGCCTTCATGGGTCCGAGCGATTTGGCGGACTACACGATTTCCGTCGACGCCCGCGGTCAACGCCAGGACAACAAACTGCCCGATATCGGGATCACGGCGCAAGGTTACGTGCTGGAGCTGCAGGGCGAAAACCAGCAGCTGCAGATCTACACCTGGCCCACCCAGTTGCGGATGGCTTCCACGCTGGACTTCCCCTGGCAGGAAGACACTTGGTATCGGATGAAATTGAAGGCCGAGACCCAACAGGAAGGCGACGCCACGGTGGCTCTGCTGTACGGCAAAGTTTGGCCCAAAGATCAGCCCGAACCCAAGGAATGGACGATCACCGCACGGGATGAATCGCCCAACCTGACCGGCAGCCCCGGCCTGACCGGCAACGCCAAATCGGCAGAATTGTACTTGGACAATTTGCAAGTCACTGCCAATGATTAGTTACCAACGCAAAGCGAATATCCACCGCTCCCCATTCACTCTGTTTTTAAAAGTCTGATGAAAAACGAATTCTCTGCTTGGTCCATGCTCGTTGGCGCCGCCCTGCTGGGCAGCGTGGCCGCCACGACGCTGGGTGGTTGCCGCCCCCCGGCTGATGATGTTTCTTATGACAAAGTCGATATCTCGCTGGACCTGACCGTCGACGACGGTGAACCGGAAGCGGCTCCACCTAAAGCGCTCGCGGACGTCAATAGTTTTCGACCCGCCGCGGTCAACTCCAATCGCACGACGCTCGGATCCAACCGCACGACACTCGGTTCCAACCGCACGACGCTGGGTTCCAACGCCACGGCCGCCGGAATGCGACCATTCGGATCGAACTCCACCGCTAACGGTTTTCGGCCGCTGGGTTCCAATTCCACCGCGGCAGGCCTGCGACCGTTTGGCTCCAACGCCACCGCAGCCGGCGCTCGCCCCTTCGGTTCCAACGCCACGGCTAACGGTTTTCGTCCGCTCGGCTCGAACGCTACCACTGCCGATTCTCGCGTGCCGATGGTGCCCGCCGAATCTCCCCTGGGCAAACCGCAAGCCAAACCGGCTGCCCGCGTAGCGGCGGCCCCCGAGCCGAAACCCGAGCCGAAACCCGAGCCGAAACCGGAACCCAAGCCGGAGCCAAAACCCGAAGCCGTGGCCGAAGTCAAACCGGAAGCGAAACCCGAGCCGGAAGCGAAGCCTGAGCCAGAAGCGAAGCCCGGTGTCGTGGCCGAGGCTTCGACCAGCAGCGATGATCCCCAGCAGGTCCTCAATGCCGGTGGGGATTGGCCGCAGTGGGGCGGCACGCGACTGCGCAACAACACGCCCAACGTTGAGAATCTGCCCACCGAGTGGAACGTGGGCAAATTCGATCGTCGGACCGGCGAGTGGGACAGCAGCAAAGCTGAAAATATTAAATGGTTGGCCAACCTGGGCAGCCAAACCTACGGCAACCCCGTGGTCGCCGACGGGCAGGTTTACGTGGGCACCAATAATGGGGCTGGGTACCTGCCTCGCTATCCCAACAGCGTCGACCTTGGATGCCTGTTGGCGTTTGACGAAAGCGACGGCAAGTTCCTGTGGCAGCACAGCAGCGAAAAATTGATCACCGGCCGCGTCCACGACTGGCCGCTGCAGGGTATCTGTAGCGCTTCGTTGGTCGAAGGCGAGCGGCTGTGGTTCGTGACCAGCCGCGGCGAAGTTCGCTGCCTGGACACCCAGGGCTTTTACGATGGCGAAGATGACGGCCCGGTGAAAGACGAAGTCGCTCGCGTGGCCGATCTGGCAAACGCCAATGAAGCTTACGAGCCGACCGTGGCCGGCCTGGACGAAGGCAATGTCTCCGACGCTCTGCGTCAACTGCTCGAAGACAGCGGCCACAAGCTGGCTGAGGAAGTCAAAGTCGAAACCACCACCGCTGGCAAAGCTTGGAAATTGACCGGTGAAGTCGCCGGCAGCGAGCGTTCACTGACGCTGAAAGTTGCCGGACCGCGACTGTCGGTGTTCAAAACCCTGTCGGTCGCCGACAAGCACGACGCCGACGTGATCTGGGTGTTTGACATGATGAAAGAGCCGCTGGGTGTGAGCCAACACAATATGGCCTCCTGCTCGGTGACCACTTACGGCGACCTCCTGTTCGTTAACACCAGCAACGGTTTGGATGAAACCCACATCAACCTGCCCGCCCCGGCCGCTCCCAGCTTTATCTGCTTGGACAAAAACACCGGCGAGCTGCTGTGGACGGACGATTCGCCCGGCCGCAACATCCTGCACGGACAATGGTCCAGCCCTTCGGTCGCCGTCCTGGGCGGCGTCCCTCAAGTTCTGTTCGCCGGGGGCGATGGTTGGTTGCGAAGCTTCAAAGCCGATCGCGGGACTGATGGCAAGCCGGAATTGCTGTGGGAGTTTGACTGCAATCCCAAAGAGTCCGAATGGATCTTGGGTGGTGAAGGCACGCGTAATAACCTGATCGCCACCCCGACCATCTACGACGGCTTGGTCTACATCGCCGTCGGCCAAGACCCCGAGCACGGTGAGGGTGAAGGCCACCTGTGGTGCATCGACCCGACCAAACGGGGTGACGTCAGCCCGCAGCTGGCGATGAAGGTCGAAGGCGACAAACGCTCGCCGCTGGAGCACCGACGGATTCAGGCCGTGATCCCTGAAGACAGCGAAGTGGCTGTCGACAATCCCAACTCTGCTGTGGTCTGGCACTACAGCGTGTTCGACCAGAACGATGACGGTGAAATCGACTTCGAGGAAGAAATGCACCGCAGCTGCGGTACCGTGGCCATCAAAGATGACGTCCTCTACGTGGCGGACTTCTCTGGCATTTTCCACTGCTTGGACGCCAAAGGCACCAAGGACGGCCAACCGATCGTGCATTTCACCTACGATATGCTGGCCCAAAGCTGGGGTAGCCCCCTGATCGCTGACGGACATGTGTTCATCGGGGACGAAGACGGTGAAGTGGCGGTTTTCGAGTTTGGCAAGGAAAACAAAGAACCCATCGCGGAAATCTACATGGGTAGCAGCGTGTACAGCACCGTGGTGGCCGCCAACGATACGCTGTACATCAGCACCAAGGACAAACTGTTTGCTATCAGCAAGCAGTAATCGCCTGGTCCATACCCTTTCCTTGAAGGGGGAGAAGCGAATAATAGAGCGTTTGCTTCTTCCCCGTGTATTGATAGTTGCTATGACCAAAACCGTTGTGGATTGCGGAAACTGCGGCCCCGACTTCAACTCCATTCGTCAAATGTTGAAGGCTTCCTTCGATGTCAAAGTCGTGCAGACACACGGCGCCGAAGACACCCTGGAAGTGCTGCGGACCAGTGAAGTCGCGTTGGTCACGGTCAATCGCAAGTTGGATCGGGACTACACCGACGGCCTGGAAGTGATCCGGGTCCTTAAGGCGGACCCCGAAGTGGCCACGGTGCCCGTGATGCTGGTCACCAACTATGACGAGCATCAGGATGGGGCGGTGGCCGAAGGCGCCATCCGCGGCTTCGGAAAACTCTCCCTGACCACTCCCGAAACCCATCAACGGCTCAAAGCCGTATTGGGCTAGCCCGCTTTGTTGGTCCACCCTTGACGCTACGAAGAAATCGTACCAACGAAGAACCGCTGCTAACGAAGAACCAATGTTAACCAAGAAACTGCTCAGTGCCAAAATCCATCGACTCACCGTTACCGGTGCCGATGTTGCGTACGAAGGCAGTTTCACGCTTCCTCCGGAGTTAATGGAAGCGGCGAATATTGTTTCTTACGAGTCTCTGCATGTCTGGAACGTGACTCGGGGCACGCGTCTGGAAACCTACGCCATCCGAGGCCAAACCGGCTCCAGCGACGTTTGCGCCAACGGCGCCGCGGCACACCTGATCTTCCCCGGCGACCAGGTCATTGTGGCGACCTATGCCTTTGTGGCCGACGCCGATGTGCCAGAGCATCAGCCGCGTTTGATCTTCGTCGATCAGCAAAACCGGATCACGCACACCGGTCCGGAACTGCCCGGTCCGCAGCGACGGCCCCAGTCGCCGGTCGAACACGCCCCGTCGGCCGGACAAACTTCGCCGGCGGAACAGCCCTCGGCCTAACACGAACAGCTTGTCACGATAGGTCGCCGGTGTTTCAAAATCAAAGTCTGTTGCTGGTAGCCGTGGTCGTTGGATTGTTGGCGGGGTGTTTGTTGGGCACGCAGCCGAGTGCCAACGGATACCTGGGCCGTCATCTGGCCCATCCGCTGCAAGCCGCGGTGATTTCGTTTGGCAGTGG from Roseimaritima ulvae includes these protein-coding regions:
- the panD gene encoding aspartate 1-decarboxylase; the encoded protein is MLTKKLLSAKIHRLTVTGADVAYEGSFTLPPELMEAANIVSYESLHVWNVTRGTRLETYAIRGQTGSSDVCANGAAAHLIFPGDQVIVATYAFVADADVPEHQPRLIFVDQQNRITHTGPELPGPQRRPQSPVEHAPSAGQTSPAEQPSA
- a CDS encoding response regulator; this translates as MTKTVVDCGNCGPDFNSIRQMLKASFDVKVVQTHGAEDTLEVLRTSEVALVTVNRKLDRDYTDGLEVIRVLKADPEVATVPVMLVTNYDEHQDGAVAEGAIRGFGKLSLTTPETHQRLKAVLG
- a CDS encoding outer membrane protein assembly factor BamB family protein: MIKHCFQTIVLTVVAVCCGASTADAADWPYWRGPAYDGTSPETGLPDDWDPKGGEDSQLLWKNEDLGGRCSPIVMNDRVYTILRSEPGTKREGEKVVCTDAKSGEILWENSFNVWLSDVPDTRVGWSSVVGDPETGNVYALGVCDYFMCLNGETGETIWSLPLHEQFGMLSTYGGRTNFPIIADDLVIISGIIINYGDRAKPNHRFIGFDKLTGQVVWFNGTRDLPDDTTYSAPSLVTIDGQKQLIVGAGDGAVWGLQPRTGKPLWHYDLSRRGLFATPLVVGNRVFASHSEENNSGTSMGAVVALEVSGTGDDTAAKELWKIEGLVVGRSAPVAIGDRLYVIDDRCKMYVIDIETGEFIQERVTLGDSRQWASMLAADGKLYVLTENGRWAIATPTEDGVEVVNKGRIRNEAFNASPIAANGRLYFPGQSALYCVGNADAKAAEAVASEDTEAPVEQHPEPTWVQVVPAEATVAPGETVQFEARLFNALGQPVSSDKEVEFKATGGGSFDGQTYTAAEDDQHRAVTITATVGDLQGQSRLRAIPPLPWSFDFDEADDAPETWIGARYRHVIRTVDGSPALVKITTIPKGARSRAFMGPSDLADYTISVDARGQRQDNKLPDIGITAQGYVLELQGENQQLQIYTWPTQLRMASTLDFPWQEDTWYRMKLKAETQQEGDATVALLYGKVWPKDQPEPKEWTITARDESPNLTGSPGLTGNAKSAELYLDNLQVTAND
- a CDS encoding outer membrane protein assembly factor BamB family protein; this encodes MVPAESPLGKPQAKPAARVAAAPEPKPEPKPEPKPEPKPEPKPEAVAEVKPEAKPEPEAKPEPEAKPGVVAEASTSSDDPQQVLNAGGDWPQWGGTRLRNNTPNVENLPTEWNVGKFDRRTGEWDSSKAENIKWLANLGSQTYGNPVVADGQVYVGTNNGAGYLPRYPNSVDLGCLLAFDESDGKFLWQHSSEKLITGRVHDWPLQGICSASLVEGERLWFVTSRGEVRCLDTQGFYDGEDDGPVKDEVARVADLANANEAYEPTVAGLDEGNVSDALRQLLEDSGHKLAEEVKVETTTAGKAWKLTGEVAGSERSLTLKVAGPRLSVFKTLSVADKHDADVIWVFDMMKEPLGVSQHNMASCSVTTYGDLLFVNTSNGLDETHINLPAPAAPSFICLDKNTGELLWTDDSPGRNILHGQWSSPSVAVLGGVPQVLFAGGDGWLRSFKADRGTDGKPELLWEFDCNPKESEWILGGEGTRNNLIATPTIYDGLVYIAVGQDPEHGEGEGHLWCIDPTKRGDVSPQLAMKVEGDKRSPLEHRRIQAVIPEDSEVAVDNPNSAVVWHYSVFDQNDDGEIDFEEEMHRSCGTVAIKDDVLYVADFSGIFHCLDAKGTKDGQPIVHFTYDMLAQSWGSPLIADGHVFIGDEDGEVAVFEFGKENKEPIAEIYMGSSVYSTVVAANDTLYISTKDKLFAISKQ